Within the Gorilla gorilla gorilla isolate KB3781 chromosome 15, NHGRI_mGorGor1-v2.1_pri, whole genome shotgun sequence genome, the region TATCACAACTCTCCTCTGGAGAGTGGATCTTTCCAGAACTGTCTCAGAGGTTCTTCTTCTTTCTACAAATAAATTCTTATTTGAGACCCGGGCATCCTCCTGAGGGAGCAGAGGATGAGGCCCCCACCCCCATCACACACATACTTCCTAGGCTGTCTCAACAAGAGCACAGTGACCTGGTCACCTGGGCCTGGGTCCTGGCCCACACACAACCACCCTCACCTCCTTACAGCATGGCCACCAACTGCAGCCAAGGAGGCCACCTGCCCCCCAGGCCTGCCTGCTCTGGGCTCCATTAAGGAAGGACtcctcagctgggcacggtggctcacacctgtgacccaacactttgggaggctgaggcgggtggatcacctgaggtcaggagttcgagaccatcctggccaacatggtgaaaccccgtctgtactaaaaatacaaaaaattagccaggcgttgtggcaggcacctgtaatcccagctactcaggaggttgaggcaggagaattgcttgaacctgggaggcggaggttgcagtgagccgagatcgcgctattgcactccagcctgggtgacagagccagactccgtctcaaaaaaaaaaaaaaagggctcctCACCCAGGTCAGACAGTTCATGAAGGTGATAATATATAGAGAACACACACCTCAGACTCACAGCCTTTCTCCACTGCAAGCGTAAGAGACTGGTTTTATTTCAAGAATAACTAAGGGTATATTAACACGTGTATCTCAAAGTAACATTGAATTATTGAAGACATACTGTTCCAATAGTCAAACAGTTGACAGAGAGGGGACAGGAACCAATGTACTGGAAAAACACACTTGTATTATATGTAAAAATCGATGGCCAATATTTCTCTTATTAAGAGAAAAATACCCAACAAATTAAAAGGTGAAAAGctgtgctcaaaaaaaaaaaaacaaaaaaacccaaaaccttgCATGCACAAGCTAAGCTCAGACCCTTAAAAACCAGATAGAAATTGACAAAgtcaaacaaaggagaaaaactggTTGAACTTCTCAAactaaattatatcaaatatatgtGCATTTTAGCAAAATAAACCACTAAACTATACTTTGTAGACAtattcattacatttattttaataactacTTCATTATAGGCTGACTGGCTTTCCTGTGTGGACAAAGTGTGATCTGAAAGCAACGCTGACCGAATGTAAATAAAGCAAACGTTCCCAGCCATTTTTGGCATGAACATGGACTACAGCGTTTAATGCAGACCCAAAGCCACACATTTTTGGGGAGTAGGTTTTACTTGCAGTACagattcttttcattaaagatcacaaaaatacaatacaatgtgACAAGCCCAGTTTAAGAATTACATGCAGTAGCTCATATTAACACAAACAGCTCCCCACGAAGGCTGACAAGAGCTAAATCCGGTGTCAACAGGGTTCATTGCAGGAGTAGAATAATCCGGTACAAGGAATGAGAACTGATTGAAACCAGAAACAAAGCCATGCCTGACAGTCACTCAAGGTCAGTCTGATCATTTCCATGACCAATTACCCATGTGAACAATTCAAAATGACGGTGGAAGAGCTGAGCACCCTGTACTCACACACGATGCCCACAGCTTGGCAAAAGGTACACAAATACTTGTTTGAAAAGAATGATGGAAACGTCTACTTTCAAAGAACAATGGACACTTTTAAAGGGAATGCTGACATTTAActttacaaaatgaaatttaaaatgtacgTAGTACTCTGGGGAAGAATATGCCTGAAGCGTAACCATGATTTCCCAGTGGTATAATTAAACAGAgctctaatttaaaaattcttcctgggctgggcgccgtggctcacacccgttaatcccagcactttgggaggccgaggcgggcggatcacgaggtcaggagttcgagaccagcctgaccatcatggtgaaatctcaactctattaaaaatacaaaaactagccaggcatggtggcacatgcctgttaatcccagctactcaggtggctgaggcaggagaatcgcttgaacctgggaggtggaggttgcagtgagctgagatggcaccactgcactgcagcctgggcaagagtgagactccatctcaaaaataaataaaaaataaaaactcttcctCAAGATTTTAAGAGCATTCTAAAATTATGATATAGAAAAGCAATCCTACAACTACTGTGGCCAAAACGTGGATTCCAATGACCTGCCTTGAGCCCGCGGTTGCCAGGAGTTGGACCTGCAGTAGTATGGGAAGCTCACGGCCTAAATACCGACTGCCCTCTGACCCCACCGTCCAGTGATTCTAGAACATTTCTAGTAGGAAAGACATAGCAAGGGATTTTCATGATTGGGAAATACTGAGAGACAAGCTGAAGATTTGTTAAGGGCTATGCTTGTCATCTTTTAGGTATTTAAGGCTACTCCTTTAGCTAGCTACTTTCAGCTGTTTAAAGTGACTCCCTACACAAAGTTACAAAATCAGCATCTCTGAAAGAGAATATTACCCTGGATTTCCAAAGATGTACTCTAACAGGATGACCAGGCAAAAGGTGACCCGGGGGAGGAGTCTGTTATAACACTCGGACCCACATGTTCTCAAGGCACTTCAGAACTTTGGGAAATCATTTTGTACTGGATCCTCAGAAAGTATTTATGGAAATACACATCCTTTAGCAGAAGAGAGATGCTTCATGCACGATTGACTTTAATGGCTCTTTCAGGCAACAGAGAAACCACCACATGCCCATAACATGAGCTCAGTTGTTCAGCAGGCACCCAGAGGAAGCCTTTAATTCCGAGCAGGTTTCACTGATTAGTCCCGGAGCAGGTGTAGTTATGATATTTACTAAGTGAGTGGTTAACAGCTGACTGCCTAGGAAAACCTAGGAAGGCCTGGTCCCTCTGGGTTACTGACAGCGTCTACCCTCACGTTGTAAAACAGCACTGGGGAGGTGTGACAAGGCTGTCCATTTTACAGCCTTGGACAACAGAAGAGAACCATTACATGCTACATTCAGACTTTCTGATTTAGTTTTAGTATAACCTGACATTGGTAACCCGTCTCCAGTCTTCATCCTCCAACTACAGGTAtgagtgtttcctttttttttttttttaaaggcccaTTAACTTAATTTAAATGTTCCCATCCTTATGTATTACTCACTAAGGAAAACTATAAGCTCAGATTTTACAAACAAAAGCAACTTACAAGGTATTATTGCTGGTCCTTTATCCCTTCTCTTTAATGCAATCTCAAAGGTTTTTTGGCCCCGtagttttcataattttcttatgTTGCACACAAAAACAAGATTCCTCTCTAAAACGTAGAGGATGGGGAAAATGCAGATGCTGTTTTTCCAactaaaaatgtttacaaaagaacagactgaacaaacaaaaaaaccccaccccGTTAAGCTGGGTAGGACCAATCAGGCcttataagtgaaaaaaaaagccttctatCGAGCACAATGAAACAGTACATGTACTGCTTGTGTTTGAACCTTACTCTTATTTAACCAAAAATTTCCCCTTTCTCATAATTTTCCTAGTATTATGTAAGGTTATGCCTAGTTCTACATTCTGAAAGACCTGCATTTTAATGCTTGCACAACccatttaaaatttacaaaagctGCCTCTGTTTCGTTTTCTGATTAAAAACGCAAAAAAAGGACAAACCAAACAAACCACACCACATCATACAGATAATGATCCGAATGGAAAAGTTAATGTGCTGTAATGATATTTGTCTTGCAACATCAAAAGCAGCAGATACTGAATAGAATTTGCTTCAATCATAAATACTGAGACTGAAATATGCACGTATAACTCAATGAACTGAAAGCTCTCTATACATAGAAGCACATATGAAGTGCAAAACAGTATCAAAAGTGAGATCTCTGGTATTTCAGTACTCCCATTCATCGGATTTCAGGTCGAGATAGCTGAGAATATTCTGGGCAAGCTTCACAGCCTGTTTCCTGGCAGCCTTACACTTCTCTTCTCCCTGCGGATCAACCGCATCCAGGGCTAGCAGCTGCTTGGTGAGCAGCTCTTCCAGCCGGATGTAGTTCTTATCGGTTCGATTTCCATCAAATGAAAGAACTTCTCCCTGGATCTCAGACAAGTTTCCAAGGACGTTCCAGACGGCTTTATGGGATGGGTGCTCCTCACAAGCAAACAGCTTTCTTTTCTCAAGGGCCTCCTTCAAGTCAATATATGTGATCAGAGTTTGCACCTCGATCACTGCTCTTCTCCTGGCTTCCCGGATGCAGGGGTTTTTTTCAAGACTTACCTCATCCAACTGTCCAATTAAACCCTGCAATTCTGTTTTGGAGCTCAGGTACAATTCAGAAGGGTTTTGTGCTTGGAgaagttcattttttatttctctcattctcttgaggaccttttctatttttaaaatggaatgattCTGTCTCAGGTCAAATGCTTTAGTCGTGTCTGCTTCCTCTTCCAAATCCAGATATTTCAATAATTTGTTGATATCTTCTACTACCTCCCTCCGATAATTTCTGATTTCTGTCCGGCCGCACACATCTAGAGCATCCAGGTCAGCGATCAGCCCCGAGAGCACACAGGATAAGTGCCTGCAGGTCTCATTGTTGTTCACACCCATAAGAAGTGCAATCAGGACCCCTCGGGCCTTGTTCACCTCACACATCACGAAGTTGATTTTGGCAACGGAAGGATGTGCATCCTCGGAAAGCGGCAGGGAAGGCTGCTTTTTCATGCAGTCTTCGATTATCTCTTGCACCGCACAGATTTTGGTTAAAGTGTGATACCTTGCTTTCCGCAAGGAGATTTTTCCTCCAGTTTTAACATGTGTCAGCCTCAGAATGATATCTTGGATGCCTTCTTCAAACTCATCAGTTACGCAGTTGCCTCCATTATAAAATGGCACAATTTTCTCTCTCACGAGGGACTGGGCTTCCtcaaaaatgttctgtatttCAATCCGGTGTGGGTGGTTTGCATTCTGCTCCAACTCTTTGAGAAGACGTTCTGTCTCCTGTGCTGCCCTCTTCCTAGCTTGCTGAATATCTCCTTTTCCTTCAGTATCTACAGAGTCTATTTCAAAAAGCTGTTTTGTTAGAATCCTCTCCAGTTTCTTGTAATTCTTGTCATCTGACAGACCACTGAAGCCGACAACTTGCTGTTCTACACTTTTTACTTCCTTTTGGATTTCCTGAAGCCTACTAATAGAAGGATGTTGGTTTCCCATATCCATACTTTTGTTGTGTTCAGTTTCACAAGCACTAAAAGACGACAAGAATGATAACTTATTACAGCACAAGGCTTCTGCAGAACACTAAAGGTATATTAAGTCAttctaaaattctcattttaaaaaggcataCTTTTGAGcagtcatcccacctcagcctcccagtagctgggtctacagtcgtacaccactacgcccagctaatattatttttagtagagacaggtctcactatattgcccaggctggtctcagacgatccgcccgcctccgcctcccaaagtgctgggattaaggtgtgagtcaccgtacGCGACACAAACTATTTGGAACCAGCAGGGCACCTTTATGAAAGGTGAAACAGTAGCTCTTGTAACCTTCCGAACACTAACAGTACCCCGCCCCGCCACACAGCTATGCCTAGTTTCCAGAAACTCTAAGCAAAAGAAAGAACCAGAACAAAAACCAGTGGCTCTCAGACATCCCCAAGGTCCCCGCTTCTTCGTTTCTCTCCATCCCTTTGTgcacttcccctccccacccttttAGCTCCTCACACATCTTCCCTCACAGAAGTCTCCCTGAAGAGATTAAAACCCCACAGGTAAAAAAGAGCGACCGGGACAGCGCTGAAGGGCACCACCACCTTGGGCTTTCGAGGCCCGACACCTCCTCAGCCCCCAACATGCTccactctctcaaaaaaaaaaaacaacccgcGAAAACGTGATAACTATGAGTAATTCATTCACTCGCCTCCCACTGGGAGTCCACAATGGCCTAATGCACGTTTCAAGCTCTTGGTTTCTATCAAACGGCTCGCTCAAGGTGGGTAACCAATGGAAACGCGTAATCTATCCCCGGCAGACGTCCTGGAGGCCACTGAGGGAAGGCGGCCCGAGCTCCTTCCTCCCCGCCTCGCCCTTGCCTCTTGGCCCTTTACCCAAAAGAGGTCTGAATTGGATGCGGTCTTGGCGTCCCGTGGCTGAGGTGGCGAGGTGGAAGATCAGCCCTTTACGGGGTGCGGCACCGGAGCTGGGCCCCCAGCTGCATCCCTCGCACCCCTCCCGACTAGGTCTGAGCGGGGCAGCCGGCGAAGGGGCCGCTACTGGCTGCAGCAGCCACTCCGGGCGTCCTGGTCCGGGTGCCAGGGCGCGCCCGCAGGACCTGACCTCACAATGGGCGCGCGAGGGGAGCTCGGCCCGGCCGGGGGAGGAGGGGAACCGAGGCCCGGCCGGAGACACCAGAGACCAGGCCCGGCCAGCCCCGGTCAGCGTCCGACCCCAGGGGCGGGGACAGCGCCGAGACCGACTCTGCCCCTGCCTGATCCGACGGGCCGCACGGGGGTGGGCGCTGGCGAAGGGGTGGCCCAGCGGGGAGCCCCGCGCGGAGGTGGTGCCCCACTCGTCCCCCCGAGAGAGGGAAAAGGCTACAAGCCTCGCTTCGCTCACCTGTCCCGCCCGCGCCATCGCGCGATGCGTCGCCGACGCTTCCACGACTTCCGCAGCTCCGGCAGTCGCCCGGGCCCGGCAGCCCCGCCCCTGGCCGAACACCCCTAAACCCGGGGACACCTCCTCCGGCGTCCGCGCCTAGCCGCCGGCAGCGCTACACCCACTGCCAGCGGCGCAGCGAGGCAGCCTGTAATGACCGCGACCAAGGAGCGGCCGCCCGGGTCAGCCTGCGCCGCCCGCGGCCGCCGCCCCCCCGTCCCCCGCCCCCTCACTCCGTCGCACCGCTGGGAAAGCGCACGGTCGGCCGCGCCGCCGCGCTTCCTCGGGCTTCGCGACCCTGCCGTAAAGCGGCCCCTCGCGCCGTCGCAATGCTGCCGTGCGCCGCGGGAGCCAGGGGGCGTGGGGACATGGTGGCCTTGCGGGCGGGGAAGAAGACCCTTCTCCCCCGTCTCTGCCGCGCCTTCGCCTGCCGCGGCTGTCAGCTCGCTCCGGAGCGCGGCGCCGAGCGCAGGGATACGGCGCCCAGCGGGGTAAGCAGGCGCCTGGGGACATTGGGCCGGGAGGGGTGACCGGAAGGGAAGATAAACCCGGGCCTCGGGGCCACTCCCTGTTCTGCACAGCCGCCTCAGGCCTTTCTCCAGGTGCTCTCGCGTCCTATCCCGAACAGTCCCGCAGCCCCGAGGGTCCCGCATCAACGCCCTCGGTCGGATGGGACTGAGGGTGccgccgccaccacgccggggACTGTTGACAGCCAGAACCTTTAAGCGTAACAGAGTCACCTGGCAAGTTTGTACCTACCTTATTTGTTCCCGAGaatgattattttttatatttaaagagctCTTGGCTTACCGTGCATTTTTTTTtcgtcgtgtgtgtgtgtgttttggcttTGTTAAAATTATCAGTGCTTTTCTTCAAGCGGCGAGCACTTTATCATCGTACTTTTGTAGCACTTCACGTTGAATAGTTGTTATTTGCAAACTGTGTGTGGGTATATGCATGTTACTGGCCAAAGATCCGCAAAGAATGTCTGTGGCAAGCAATTTTTGTAAGTGGTAACTTTTGGGAGGGATGTTTTGTTTAAGGGAGGCCTAGGCCTTGATTCCGTCTGTCAGATGAAAATATTGACTAACGGTGTGGAATGGGCTGGAGATAAAATATTCAAGCAAAGCATGCAAATACCAAACAGGCTAATGAAGGAGGCTGGAAAACTTGGTTTAAACAATAA harbors:
- the BAG5 gene encoding BAG family molecular chaperone regulator 5 encodes the protein MDMGNQHPSISRLQEIQKEVKSVEQQVVGFSGLSDDKNYKKLERILTKQLFEIDSVDTEGKGDIQQARKRAAQETERLLKELEQNANHPHRIEIQNIFEEAQSLVREKIVPFYNGGNCVTDEFEEGIQDIILRLTHVKTGGKISLRKARYHTLTKICAVQEIIEDCMKKQPSLPLSEDAHPSVAKINFVMCEVNKARGVLIALLMGVNNNETCRHLSCVLSGLIADLDALDVCGRTEIRNYRREVVEDINKLLKYLDLEEEADTTKAFDLRQNHSILKIEKVLKRMREIKNELLQAQNPSELYLSSKTELQGLIGQLDEVSLEKNPCIREARRRAVIEVQTLITYIDLKEALEKRKLFACEEHPSHKAVWNVLGNLSEIQGEVLSFDGNRTDKNYIRLEELLTKQLLALDAVDPQGEEKCKAARKQAVKLAQNILSYLDLKSDEWEY